Genomic segment of Polycladomyces abyssicola:
GTGGCCGACAACACGTTCGCGACGCCGATTAATCAGCGCCCTCATGATCTGGGCATCGATGTGGTCGTTCACAGCGCAACCAAATATTTGGGTGGACACCATGATTTGACGGCTGGCGTGATCTGCACCAGCGAAGAGTTGGCCGAGCGTATTTGGCACACGCATATCTCCATCGGCTCAGTTCTCTCACCGATGGATGCGTGGTTGCTATTGCGTGGTTTGCGTACGCTTCCGATGCGGGTCGAACGCATCAATGCCAACGCCCTTGCATTGGCCGAGTTTCTGGAGGAGCAACCGCAGATCGAGCGGGTGTATTATCCCGGACTGGCCAGCCATCCGCAACACGAGTTGGCAAAACGCCAAATGCGTGGTTTCGGCGGAATGATCGCCTTTGAAATCAAAGGTGGTTATGACGCGACTGAGCGCTTTGTTTCTGCACTGAAATTGTCGCTTAACGCAGTCAGCTTGGGCGGGGTCGATTCACTGGTGGTTCATACTGCGGCGATGTGGGGAGGCGTGATGACCGAGGAACAAATGCGGACAGCTGGGATTCAGCCCAATTTCGTACGTTACTCGGTCGGCCTCGAGCATATCGACGACCTGAAAGCGGATCTGCTACAAGCGCTGCAGGTGGTTTAATGCTGCTTGATAGATTGGAATGGATCCTGCACCGATTGGCCGGAACGTTTTTTTCCGGCCTCCAACATATTTCGACTCAGACAATCATCTGTTTGTTTTGCCGTAATCTGATCCGACCTGATGCCCGGTTTGTTTTGAAACACGCTTCTTCTTTTTGGCTTGAGTTCGACAATGACACAGAACCAACACGGGTTCCGGAACGGAAATTTCTTCAATACGTCAATTCCCTGACCCTTACGAACAATACGAAACCGGTTGTGTGGGTAGCTATCTCACGTCTTATTCGCTTCTAACCTACTTCTTCAAAATTGCACAAAGTACTGATTTTATATAGCCTTCCCAAACCGAATCGGCGTTTGTGTTCCTACTATGTGGTTGATGAAGTTCCCTAATCAGACCAGCGCCAAGCTGGTCTTTTTCTTTTTCCCACTTGGGAAGTAAATGACTTGAGTCATGTGTCCAAATTTAATGATATGAGCCGCTGTCATCTCATTTCACCCGCCAATACTTATGTAATTCTTCAATTTCCGCTTCCTGCTTATCTAATATGCGTAAGACGCATTCATGGCTACATGCGTGAAATACTTCCCAATAAGTGCCAACCTTGTCCTCATCAGGCATTTCCAGTTTCATGCTGATCCATCCAGACGGCAAATTATCTGTCACACGTCTTTCCACGTCACCGCAGTTATCACATTGAAAAAAGATGCCTTTTGCCATTTTCTCATCCTCCGTTGTGATCACCTTACAAAAAATCTACCTGGACATACCCAAGAAAAACATCCAGACCATCACCATCAAGGGTGAAAACAAACGCTTGAAATACTGGTACTTCTTCGTCAGCAAAAAAGAACGGCAACGGATCTGTGACAATCCTACGCAAACAACTGAAACCCGAAAAAATTCCCGGACCTGATCCGGCCGAAGGCATGATTGACGATTCGTCGACCGACAACGGGCAGCAAGATGGTTCGTTGGGTGGCGGTACCAATTCAAACGATCAAAGCGGGGGTTCCGACTACTAGTCGGCCCTCTTTTTTTTGGGTCTCCAATCATGCAGGACGGACGGAGTACACCGGATCGGTGATTGATCATTCTGCCGAGTGTCATCAGGCGGTTCTCCCGCCTGATCCACCATCGGCCCGGCCCGTCCCCTAAAGACGTGTGAATTCGTTTCCAAGACGGTAAATAAGAAACAATCACATTGCCCATGATCAGACTATCTTTATATAAGGACGGCATGACAAATTCTATACGCATGAACGTTCATTCCTTTTCACTGGTATTAGTTGTATTTATTTATTAGGATAGAAGATGTTGGAATATGCGGCTACCCTTTCGACAAAGGTTTTCAAAACATCGGTTCATCCTTGAAGTCGTTGCGGCGTGTCGACAGCGAGTATCCGCCCTTTGTGAAACATCGCCACCCGGTCACACAAACGCTCCGCTTCTTCCATGTAGTGGGTGCCAGGCCAATCGTTTTACCTTCTTTTCGAAGTTGGAGGATGAGCTCCC
This window contains:
- a CDS encoding trans-sulfuration enzyme family protein; this encodes MNKQSHHQELPPDRLKNETLVIHADDEVTNDGTVAPAIYYSATFRAQDSAEFADMAGTPRHPRYYTRYGNPVHERVKKVMAELEGTETALVTGSGMGAIATTILALVSAGDHVIAQTRHYMSTAKIMDEMLPRFGVEVTLVEQADITAFEAAIRPNTKLIMVESPANPTLVVTDLAAVAELARSRGIIVVADNTFATPINQRPHDLGIDVVVHSATKYLGGHHDLTAGVICTSEELAERIWHTHISIGSVLSPMDAWLLLRGLRTLPMRVERINANALALAEFLEEQPQIERVYYPGLASHPQHELAKRQMRGFGGMIAFEIKGGYDATERFVSALKLSLNAVSLGGVDSLVVHTAAMWGGVMTEEQMRTAGIQPNFVRYSVGLEHIDDLKADLLQALQVV